DNA sequence from the Desulfovibrio desulfuricans DSM 642 genome:
AGCCCGATTATGTGCGGAACATGCAGGACTGGAACGACCCCTTGTACAAGCAAATCGCCGAGACTTTGCCAAAGGGTAAAGAAATGGCCGATTACGTTGTCAGTCTATCCATAGAAGCCCGGAAGTAGTGGCGCTTATGAACATTCTTTTCTTGTGTACGGGCAATTCCTGCCGCTCTATCATTGCAGAGGCGCTTTTCAAATCAATGGCCCCGGCTGGTGTGGCTGCGCAAAGTGCGGGCAGCAAGCCCGCCGGACGTGTGCACCCCCGCGCCCTGGCTGTGCTCAAAGAAGCCGGACTTTCCACGGAAGGCTTGTCCAGCAAGTCATGGGATAATCTGACGGAAAAGCCGGATGCGGTCATAACCCTGTGCGCCGACGCAGCGGGCGAAGCCTGCCCGCTATACTTCGGCAAGGTTGTCCGCAGCCATTGGGGAATGCCCGACCCGGCCAAGGTGGAAGGCGACGAGGCAGCGGTAAACGCCGCTTTTGCCGAAACCTTCGCCGTGCTCCGCAGGCGGATAAGCGCCCTGGTGAAACAGCTTGAAGCAGAACCGTGACCTGCCCCCAAAAAACTGGTCCGCCTAAAAAGTTAGTATAAGGTGGAGCCATGGAGGGCATCAAATGGGTCGCAAAGCATTTACTCCAGAGCAAATCATTTTCAAGCTTCGCGAGGTTGAAGTTCTTGTGGGACAAGGCGAAAGCATTGCCCTGGCTTGCCGCAAAATTG
Encoded proteins:
- a CDS encoding arsenate reductase ArsC, whose protein sequence is MNILFLCTGNSCRSIIAEALFKSMAPAGVAAQSAGSKPAGRVHPRALAVLKEAGLSTEGLSSKSWDNLTEKPDAVITLCADAAGEACPLYFGKVVRSHWGMPDPAKVEGDEAAVNAAFAETFAVLRRRISALVKQLEAEP